Within Actinosynnema pretiosum, the genomic segment GTCTCAACTTGTTGCAGGGTTGCCCCCGCAGGAAGTTGACAGCCGCATCAAGTTATCGACCCGTACGGGGGATGATATGCGCAAGGTGATCGTCGTGTTCGGCGCGGGAACCGGGCTCGGCGCGGCCGTGGCCAGGCGGTTCGGCCGCGAGGGGTACCGGGTGGCGCTGGTCGCCAGGCGCAGGGACCGGCTGGACGCGCTGGTGGCGAAGCTGGCCGAGCAGGGGATCGAGGCGGAGGCCTTCACCGCCGACCTGTCCGACCACCGGGCAGCGCCCGCGCTGGTGGAGACCATCAGGGAGCGGATGGGCCGCATCGACGTGGTCGAGTACGCGCCGATCGGCGTGGACTTCGCGATGACGCCCGCCGCCGAGCTGACCACCGACCAGGTGCTCTCCCAGGTCGCGCTGTTCACGCTCACCCCGGTCGCGCTGGTCGGCGCCGTGCTGCCGGAACTGCTGGAGCGCGGCGACGGCGCGGTGCTGATCGGCCAGGGCATGTCCGCCGCGCACCCGGTGCCGGGGCTGAGCGGGGTGAGCCTGGGCATGGCCGCGACCCGCAACTACGTCCACTCCCTGCACGGCGAGCTGGCCGGGCGGGGCGTCTACGCGGGCACCCTCACCATCGGCGCGATGATCGCGGGCAGCGCCGCGCACGAACTGGTGGTCTCCGGCGAGCTGGGCGGCCTGCCGAAGGACGTGCCCACCGCCGACCCGGACGTGCTCGCGGAGCTGTACTGGGAGATGCTCACCACCCGCACCGAGGCCGAGCGGGAGTACCCGGCGCGCTGAGGCCGCCGGTCGGGAGCACAGGTCGGGCGCACAGGTCGGGCGCCCCGGTCAGGCGCCCGCGCGGACGGCCCAGAGCCTGCGCAGCAGCGGGTGCAGGATGACCACCAGCAGCGAGCCCCACACCAGCCCGCCCAGCTCCAGGTCGCCGACGGGGATGGTCAGGTCGCCGACCCCGGCGACCAGCGCGGCCCCGCCGACCAGCGCGTTGGCCGGGTTGGTCAGGTCCACCCGGTTGTCCAGCCAGATCCGCACGCCGACCACGGCGATCAGGCCGAACAGCACCAGGGTCGCCCCGCCGAGCGCGCCGGGCGGGATGGTGGACAGCAGGGCCAGGGCCTTCGGGCAGAACGACAGGGCGATCGCCGCCGCGGCCGTGACCGCGTAGGCGGCGGTGGAGAACACCCGCGTCACGCCCATGACGCCGATGTTCTCCGAGTAGGTGGTGGTGCCGACGCCGCCGCCGAGACCGGCCAGCGTCGTGGACAGGCCGTTGGCGATGACCGCGTCGCCGACGCTGCCGTCCAGGTCGCGGCCGGACAGCGCGGCGATCGCCTTGACGTGGCCGATGTTCTCGGCCACCAGCACGATGACCACGGGCAGGAACAGCAGCACCACGGACGGGCGGACCTCCGGCGCGTGCGCCTCGGGCAGGCCCCACCAGGCGGCCTCGGCCACGGCGGAGGTGTCCACGACGCCGAGCGCGAAGCCGAGGCCCCAGCCCGCCAGCACGCCGAGCAGGACCGAGAACCGGAAGAACGCGCGGCGGCCGAGCACCCCGCACAGCATGATCACGCCGAGGGTGAGCCCGGCGATGAGCGGCTGCTGGGAGAACGCGCCGGTGGAGGCCTTGGAGAGGTTCAGGCCGATCAGGATGACCACGGCGCCGGTGACGGCGGGCGGCATGATCGAGTCGAGCGTGCGCACGCCCAGCGCCTTGATCGCGATGCCGACGACCACGACCAGCAGCCCGGTGGCGAGCACGCCGCCGAGCTGGGCCGGGACGCCCTCGAGCCGGGCGGCCTGGAGCGGGGCGATGAACGCGAACGAGGAGCCGACGTAGCCGGGCACCCGGTTGCGGGTGATCATCAGGAACAGCAGGGTGCCGACGCCGGAGAACAGCAGGGTGGTGCCGACCGGCAGCCCGGTGGTGGCGGGGACGAAGACGGTGGCGCCGATCATGGCCACGAAGTGCTGCGCGCCGAACCCGAGGGTCAGCGGCCAACTGGGCCGCTCCTCCGGGGCGATGGTGTCACCCTCGGTGACCCGCCCGTCCCCGCGCACAGTCCACAACGCCACGTCCGCTGGACCTCCCGACCGCTCCGCGCTC encodes:
- a CDS encoding SDR family NAD(P)-dependent oxidoreductase — its product is MRKVIVVFGAGTGLGAAVARRFGREGYRVALVARRRDRLDALVAKLAEQGIEAEAFTADLSDHRAAPALVETIRERMGRIDVVEYAPIGVDFAMTPAAELTTDQVLSQVALFTLTPVALVGAVLPELLERGDGAVLIGQGMSAAHPVPGLSGVSLGMAATRNYVHSLHGELAGRGVYAGTLTIGAMIAGSAAHELVVSGELGGLPKDVPTADPDVLAELYWEMLTTRTEAEREYPAR
- a CDS encoding uracil-xanthine permease family protein, encoding MALWTVRGDGRVTEGDTIAPEERPSWPLTLGFGAQHFVAMIGATVFVPATTGLPVGTTLLFSGVGTLLFLMITRNRVPGYVGSSFAFIAPLQAARLEGVPAQLGGVLATGLLVVVVGIAIKALGVRTLDSIMPPAVTGAVVILIGLNLSKASTGAFSQQPLIAGLTLGVIMLCGVLGRRAFFRFSVLLGVLAGWGLGFALGVVDTSAVAEAAWWGLPEAHAPEVRPSVVLLFLPVVIVLVAENIGHVKAIAALSGRDLDGSVGDAVIANGLSTTLAGLGGGVGTTTYSENIGVMGVTRVFSTAAYAVTAAAAIALSFCPKALALLSTIPPGALGGATLVLFGLIAVVGVRIWLDNRVDLTNPANALVGGAALVAGVGDLTIPVGDLELGGLVWGSLLVVILHPLLRRLWAVRAGA